In the Streptomyces sp. WMMC940 genome, CGAGGAGATCGCGGACCTGCTCGTCATCGCCGAGTCCACCGCGAAGACCCATGTGAAGCGGATACTGGCGAAGATCGGCGCCAGGGATCGGGCACAAGCCGTCGTCCTCGCGTATCGGGCCGGTTTGGTCAGGCCCGGCGAGCGCTGACACCAGCACTCCCACAGGCGCATACCCCACACACAGGCCCCACACCAACGACGTACTCGCGATGGTGGGGACGCCATCGAGGGTCGGCCGCACGCCGTCACCGGCAGCGCCGACAAGTCCGTTCGACTGTGGGACCTTCTCACAGGAACGCAGGTGGGGGAGCCTCTCATCGGCCACACCCGTTCCGTGCGCGCGGTGGCGGTGACCGAGTCCCCGGGACGGCACCCGCCTGGAGCCGGTGACCGAGGCGATGCGCGCGGCCCTGGAAGAGCTCGCCCGCACGCTGCGCAGGAGCTCGCCGGGCTGATCGCCGAGGAGTGGGGCAAGCGTTACAGCCGCCCGGTGCGCCTGGGCAAGAACCCGACCCACCCCAGGGCCAGGATCAACACCACCGGAGCCGACCGCACCTGCTGCTGACGCACCTTCACGGGCGTCCAGTCCTCTTTCGTGCCGGGCCGAAGGTCAAGGCCCTGCGGGGGGCCTCACGCAGATTTGCCTGATCGACGAGCACGGCCGACTGCGCTGGCGCACCCCGAGGACGGGTGGCTGCCCCGGCCCGGGACCGACGATCGTCTCCCCCTACGACCCCCGAGCCCGCTCCAGCCGACGCGGGCACACCACCCGCTCGAAGCGGATACGACACACGTCACCGAGACCTGCGACGAGGACGGGACCAACGTGAACCTGCTCGACCTGCACAGACGCGCCCGCACAGAGCACGACAGCCTCGACCGGCGCCGGACCTACGCGCTCAGGTCGGCGTGGAAGGCACGATCAACGAGCTCGCACACGGCCACGAGATGCGTAGGTGCCGGTACCGCGGCCTCGACGGAACCCATGTCCAGCACGTCCTCAGGTCATGTCCCCTGTGGTGGTGTAGCCGGACCGATCTGGTCGTTGTTGGGGTAGATCTTGTCCATACTGCCTTCGGGGAGGTAGCGGCGGGGGAAGGCGATCCACTCGTCGTGCATCTCGATGAGCACGGCGGTGGTGAGGCGTTCGAGGGCGTCGGGGTTGGGGAAGATCTGCACGACGTCGGTCCGGCGTTTGATCTCGCGGTTGATCCGCTCCAGCGGATTGGTCGACTGGATCTTCTTCCAGTGCCGATCAGGGAAGTCCGCGAACGCGGTCAAGTCCTCCTTCGCTTCCAGGAGCATGGACCTGACCTTGGGGAACTGGCGGCCGAGCATGTCGGCGACGGTGTCGAGCTGGGCCCGGACGGCTGCGGCGTCGGGCTGGGCGAAGACCGTGCGGATGGTGGCCGCCACCATCTCCGCGGAATCCTTCGGGATCACCGCGAAGACGTTGCGCAGGAAATGAACGCGGCACCTTTGGTAGCCGGCGCCGAGCATGACCTTGCGCACGGCCTTGACCAGACCGCTGTGGTGGTCGGCGATGACCAGGCGGACCCCGGACAGACCGCGCTCGCGCAGGGAGCGCAGGAACTCGCTCCAGAACGCCTCGGTCTCGCTGTCCCCGACCATCAGGCCCAGCACTTCGCGTCCGCCGTCCTCGGTGATGCCGGTGGCGATGACTACGGCCTGGGACACGATCTGATGGTTCACGCGGGCCTTGCAGTACGTCGCGTCCAGGTAGATGTAGGGGAAACGGGTGTGATCCAGCGGCCGGGTGCGGAAGACGGTGAGTTCGGCGTCCAGCCCGGTGCAGAGCCGGGACACCTCGCTCTTGGAGATGCCGCTGTCAGCACCCAGTGCCCTGACCAGGTCGTCGACGCTGCGGGTGGACACTCCGTGGACGTATGCCTCGACGATGACGGCGTAGAGGGCCTGGTCGATGCGGCGACGGCGTTCCAGCAGGCTGGGGAAGAAGCTGCCGGTGCGGACCTTGGGGATGGCCAGGTCCAGGTCCCCGGCCTGCGTGGTCAGTACTTTGTCGCGGTGACCGTTGCGCCAGGTCGTA is a window encoding:
- a CDS encoding IS256 family transposase, producing MALSQHDLLRLMESLRTADGIELIRVLAQRILQELIEAEATAHIGAEPGEHADTRTTWRNGHRDKVLTTQAGDLDLAIPKVRTGSFFPSLLERRRRIDQALYAVIVEAYVHGVSTRSVDDLVRALGADSGISKSEVSRLCTGLDAELTVFRTRPLDHTRFPYIYLDATYCKARVNHQIVSQAVVIATGITEDGGREVLGLMVGDSETEAFWSEFLRSLRERGLSGVRLVIADHHSGLVKAVRKVMLGAGYQRCRVHFLRNVFAVIPKDSAEMVAATIRTVFAQPDAAAVRAQLDTVADMLGRQFPKVRSMLLEAKEDLTAFADFPDRHWKKIQSTNPLERINREIKRRTDVVQIFPNPDALERLTTAVLIEMHDEWIAFPRRYLPEGSMDKIYPNNDQIGPATPPQGT